A part of Cryptococcus neoformans var. grubii H99 chromosome 6, complete sequence genomic DNA contains:
- a CDS encoding proline dehydrogenase, translating to MLVKHLVRNSQHRFPNPFLATTSYTRCNNQRSTTRKMSAIRPIMRPFRVTTPFRQPSSFRQLRITWASSFGAGSSRGLSTGPSPSSGSGSNSRRRLLYPLALLPAGLLLIPVLSADSDPDAIPVPTSLTASTTPELLRTWFVYAIISMPGVVDYSPTILNFFINSPLRGPTEWFVRHTFFGQFVAGETVEGCMPTLKAFRERNVGAMLNYSAEVDESQLTETGPSKDERDKREREKKFETIITALEAAGEYERSLPVDQRGVTGFALKITGLIDANVLERASYTLLRLRPLAKSNSPTAPNTPLFVPYPGTPETLDQQVVARTPELKLGDGKELLALKGKWDDMGVLEKDPGLQEGDLEELRQLWYKLQKIGQKAKENNIILYVDAEHTWYQPALDAYTLLLSQKFNRPPTSKEEIWTGPLIYGTYQSYLCRQPTHLIHAIQHAEANGYALGVKLVRGAYFEQERKKWAEEGRVGAAPIWPNKPATDVAYNGSISTIMTTLASQLKSAHPERALSVAFGTHNPESCDLVCENLLKNGLAKEVGETKMLRLREDVRGKVRIAQLLGMKDDLTDRMASKFVNDGKPVALKYMAYGKLSEVMPYLGRRAIENKSLMSGDHGAAAEMRRVAAELKRRFFGGSD from the exons ATGCTGGTGAAACATCTTGTTAGAAACAGTCAACATCGCTTTCCCAATCCTTTCCTTGCGACAACCTCTTATACTCGGTGTAACAACCAACGATCCACAACGCGCAAGATGTCAGCAATCCGACCGATCATGAGACCCTTCCGAGTGACAACTCCTTTTCGACAACCTTCTAGCTTCCGCCAGCTCAGGATTACCTgggcttcttcctttggcGCTGGTAGCAGCCGTGGCCTCAGTACTGGcccttctccctcgtcTGGTTCTGGCTCCAATTCTCGCCGCCGACTCCTTTACCCCCTTGCTCTCCTCCCTGCTGGCTTGCTCTTAATCCCTGTCCTCTCTGCCGACTCTGACCCTGATGCCATTCCTGTTCCCACTTCTCTCACCGCTTCTACTACCCCCGAGCTTCTCCGGACTTGGTTCGTCTacgccatcatctccatgCCTGGCGTTGTTGACTATTCTCCTACCATTCTCAACTTCTTTATCAATTCTCCTCTACGCGGCCCCACCGAATGGTTTGTCCGACACACCTTTTTTGGCCAATTCGTCGCTGGTGAAACCGTGGAGGGATGTATGCCTACTTTGAAGGCTTTCAGGGAGAGGAATGTTGGTGCCATGTTAAATTACTCTGCCGAAGTGGACGAGTCTCAGTTGACCGAGACTGGTCCTTCCAAGGACGAAAGGGacaagagggaaagggaaaagaagttTGAGACTATCATTACTGCTTTGGAGGCTGCTGGAGAATATGAAAGGAGCTTGCCAGTTGACCAGAGAGGTGTTACTGGTTTCGCTCTTAAAATT ACCGGTCTTATTGACGCCAACGTCCTCGAAAGAGCTTCTTACACCCTTCTCCGATTACGTCCTCTTGCCAAGTCTAACTCTCCCACGGCCCCTAACACTCCGCTTTTCGTTCCCTACCCTGGTACTCCCGAAACCCTGGACCAGCAAGTTGTTGCCCGTACTCCCGAACTTAAGCTAGGCGACGGCAAGGAGCTGCTTGCTTTGAAGGGCAAGTGGGATGACATGGGCGTTTTGGAAAAGGACCCTGGGTTGCAAGAGGGTGACCTTGAGGAGCTTAGGCAGCTCTGGTACAAGTTGCAGAAGATCGGTCAGAAGGCTAAGGAGAACAA CATCATTCTCTATGTTGACGCCGAGCACACTTGGTACCAGCCCGCTTTGGACGCTTacactcttctcctttctcaaaAATTCAATCGACCTCCCACTTCCAAGGAGGAGATCTGGACCGGTCCTCTGATTTA TGGTACATATCAGTCCTACCTCTGCCGTCAACCAACCCACCTTATTCACGCCATACAACACGCCGAAGCCAATGGCTACGCTCTCGGTGTCAAGCTCGTTCGTGGTGCCTACTTTGAGCAAGAACGCAAGAAGTGGGCCGAAGAGGGCCGCGTCGGTGCCGCTCCCATCTGGCCCAACAAACCTGCTACTGACGTCGCTTACAATGGCTCTATCTCCACCATCATGACCACTCTCGCGTCCCAACTTAAGTCTGCTCACCCCGAACGCGCTTTGAGCGTTGCGTTTGGTACTCACAACCCTGAGTCTTGTGATCTCGTCTGCGAGAACTTGCTCAAGAATGGTCTTGCCAAAGAGGTAGGGGAGACGAAAATgttgagattgagagaGGACGTGCGAGGCAAGGTTAGGATTGCGCAGTTACTGGGTATGAAGGACGACCTCACAGACCGTATGGCCAGCAAGTTCGTCAATGATGGAAAGCCTGTTGCGCTCAAATACATGGCATACGGTAAGCTTTCCGAAGTTATGCCTTACCTTGGTAGGCGAGCGATCGAGAACAAGAGTTTGATGAGTGGTGATCACGGTGCGGCGGCAGAGATGAGGCGAGTGGCGGCCGAATTAAAGAGAAGATTCTTTGGAGGCTCTGATTAA
- a CDS encoding poly(A)-binding protein binding protein, producing MSNERGRGRGGNRGGRGGMEGGSARRGAWRNGPPPAGSFPHSRGGSPALGQSPTPRMSINDHMHDLKIVQGERKGFQTDTDISRAAGPVERELQPWVPDGPSPPPQSNGGSGNADFETFGTTNNITWDQFETNERLFGAKTDFKEELYTTKLNKSGPDFHKREKEAERLAKQIMGQTSKNAHIAEERGQATDIRDEEEKYSGVSRAPNAYVPPSARRAMGQSSAALRPNPTFESNTNGSTPIPAKPASPAAHETAPPAPERRISDDPVGSKPEAPAMKVTGTTIRPITENAEVTVNGTNVTAETKPELSGVVNEWRQFVGTEREKVEAKKQSVLKSEKEKQLADFKKFQANFKVPLPLPKDILPILSKDEAKQKDIEAKATNALQAAKERKLSIAKDSPAKSPVILNSVKSDAPKPAPPKKIVMKIPEIPPFNPAKRKAPAVPVPESATQDIKLITSPAPSNGSLASQATKLNPTASTFVFKPRADAAPFKPGQPSVSPSIAPHQPSAGPSNTSASTAVPKGNAFFRDKLPEKTHINAREDFNPWKHGPVPRPNTVGTGWPYPGRKVGVPPPFMSPAAPPQMQMQFEDDPTSPSPHPAQPAMMPGMPPNYPPYGRFQPGMPPPYGVPGGMQNPMFSPGPHFSPHPGQPMGQPQHMMPGGPQPNMPMYFQNGMPQNPAFLPPQMQQFPHNPQRPGPGPGPGGPQMFYPNQMPPMPHQTPLQQHPVPFSGPSPAQPQFQHQHQHQHQHPHQQAPPPPPVQMSPAHSTPSGPGGVVQGGPQQNGQTQG from the exons ATGTCTAACGAGCgcggacgaggacgaggcgGAAACCGCGGTGGGCGAGGGGGTATGGAAGGAGGTTCTGCTAG GCGAGGTGCTTGGCGCAACGGACCTCCTCCTGCAGGTAGTTTCCCTCACTCTCGCGGGGGTTCCCCTGCCTTGGGCCAAAGCCCGACTCCTAGAATGAGCATTAACGACCACATGCATGATCTCAAGATTGTCCAAGGTGAGCGTAAAGGCTTCCAAACGGATACCGACATCTCCCGGGCCGCCGGCCCTGTCGAGCGCGAACTTCAACCTTGGGTCCCTGATGGTCCTTCACCACCGCCTCAGTCTAACGGTGGGAGCGGAAACGCAGACTTTGAGACGTTTGGTACGACCAACAACATCACATGGGATCAATTTGAGACCAACGAAAGGTTGTTTGGTGCCAAGACGGATTTCAAGGAGGAGCTGTATACCACCAAGTTGAACAAGTCCGGACCCGATTTCCATAAacgggagaaggaagcggaGAGGTTGGCCAAGCAGATCATGGGG CAAACGAGTAAGAATGCGCATATTGCAGAGGAGCGAGGTCAGGCGACCGATATTcgagacgaagaggaaaagtaTTCTGGCGTCAGTCGCGCTCCTAACGCATATGTCCCTCCCAGTGCTCGACGTGCTATGGGCCAAAGTTCTGCCGCTCTTCGTCCTAATCCTACTTTCGAATCCAACACCAACGGCAGCACCCCAATTCCTGCCAAGCCAGCTTCTCCGGCTGCTCATGAAACCGCCCCTCCTGCTCCTGAGCGAAGGATCAGTGATGACCCTGTTGGGAGCAAGCCCGAAGCTCCAGCAATGAAGGTTACCGGTACGACTATCAGGCCCATCACTGAAAACGCCGAGGTAACAGTCAACGGCACAAACGTAACTGCAGAGACAAAGCCCGAATTGAGTGGTGTAGTCAACGAGTGGAGGCAATTTGTCGGGACAGAACGAGAAAAGGTTGAGGCGAAGAAGCAATCGGTCCTCAAGtctgaaaaggaaaagcagCTTGCAGACTTTAAAAAGTTCCAAGCTAACTTCAAAGTGCCCCTCCCTTTGCCCAAAGATATTTTACCTATCCTCTCAAAGGACGAGGCAAAGCAGAAAGATATCGAGGCGAAAGCTACCAATGCCCTTCAAGCAGCAAAGGAACGCAAGTTATCCATCGCGAAAGACTCACCTGCCAAATCCCCTGTTATCCTGAACTCTGTGAAGTCCGATGCACCCAAACCGGCGCCGCCAAAGAAGATTGTGATGAAGATTCCGGAGATCCCACCGTTCAACCCCGCCAAGCGGAAGGCTCCCGCGGTACCTGTACCAGAGTCTGCCACACAGGATATAAAGCTTATCACTTCTCCTGCACCTTCCAACGGCAGTCTTGCATCCCAAGCGACCAAACTCAACCCCACCGCGAGCACATTCGTATTTAAACCTAGGGCTGATGCTGCCCCCTTCAAGCCTGGTCAACCTTCCGTTAGCCCCTCTATCGCCCCACATCAACCCTCTGCAGGACCGTCGAACACGAGCGCTAGCACCGCAGTCCCGAAAGGAAATGCGTTCTTCCGAGACAAGCTTCCCGAAAAAACTCACATCAATGCAAGAGAGGATTTCAACCCGTGGAAACATGGACCTGTGCCACGTCCCAACACTGTCGGGACTGGATGGCCTTACCCTGGTAGAAAGGTCGGCGTTCCTCCACCCTTTATGAGCCCAGCAGCTCCGCCGCAGATGCAGATGCAGTTTGAAGATGACCCGACTTCACCCTCCCCTCACCCGGCTCAACCTGCTATGATGCCTGGGATGCCCCCCAACTACCCTCCCTATGGCCGTTTCCAA CCGGGGATGCCTCCACCATACGGGGTCCCAGGGGGTATGCAGAACCCCATGTTCTCCCCAGGCCCGCATTTCTCTCCTCACCCAGGGCAACCGATGGGTCAACCTCAGCATATGATGCCTGGCGGACCTCAGCCAAATATGCCAATGTACTTCCAGAACGGCATGCCTC AAAACCCtgctttcctccctcctcagATGCAACAATTCCCTCATAACCCTCAACGTCCTGGGCCTGGCCCAGGACCCGGTGGTCCGCAGATGTTCTATCCCAATCAAATGCCTCCTATGCCGCATCAGACCCCCT TACAACAACACCCTGTCCCTTTCTCTGgtccttctccagctcAACCGCAGTTCCAGCACCAGCATCAGCATCAACACCAACACCCGCATCAGCAAGCTCCCCCGCCGCCACCTGTACAGATGTCACCGGCCCATTCTACGCCCAGTGGACCGGGTGGGGTGGTACAAGGTGGTCCTCAGCAGAACGGACAGACTCAAGGATAA
- a CDS encoding acetoacetate-CoA ligase, with the protein MSNHEEKPLWTPTDPTTTQTHLFLLHINKIHSLSLTTYADLWEWSCAHRSDFWSALWDWEHIIGDKGVKENGKVVDEDKTPEENPPWFTESSLNWAENQLRHAKSRPDDIAIIQASEPCSTYAPPTKQITQSELYSLVGKAQRSLRAAGVGKGDRVAFWGGNCLEAVITVLATSSLGGIFSSAAADFGIDGVVERLEQIRPKVLVVTNGVIYAGTPRPLLPRVAPLLDILKNPPSVVVSVDHLPEELVPTFAEVKEKLVRWDDWLDQEDGEVNFLRMGFDEPIWILFSSGTTGKPKAIVHRQGGMLLDSLREHHLAGDISSSDIFFYYTTPGWMMFQYLISGLATGATIVLYEGSPLKLPSHLWSLIDDLGITVFGTSAKWIEQVEKHYPDVAKNHDLKTLKQILSTGSPLPGRLFDFIYEKVKKNVLVGSVTGGTDICSVFAGRNTCLPVFRGEIQSRMLGFALDTDSNSDHAGELICHKAFPIEPLGFWPLPGYGFEEAQVEEAKRRFKDSYFKGDKGIWYHGDYVQITPSRSGNGGGLIMLGRSDGVLNPGGIRFGPTDIYSVLETLTFAKEGVEDTLVVGLMCDGGADEKVVLFVKMRKGKKLDESLLAKIKTSIRTARSARHVPAKIIQVSDIPVTLTGKRVEVPIRKVINGAPISSINPSTLQNPECLEEYAQLGNKMREEEGMGAGAFA; encoded by the exons ATGTCCAATCACGAAGAAAAACCTCTCTGGACTCCAACCGACCCCACAACTACGCAAACACATCTGTTCCTCTTGCACATCAATAAGATACATTCCCTCTCACTCACCACCTATGCCGACTTGTGGGAGTGGTCCTGTGCCCACCGCTCAGACTTCTGGTCAGCCCTCTGGGACTGGGAACACATTATAGGGGACAAGGGGGTGAAAGAGAATGGCAAGGTGGTAGATGAAGACAAGACGCCTGAGGAGAACCCACCATGGTTCACCGAATCATCCCTTAATTGGGCTGAAAACCAGCTTCGGCACGCCAAATCCAGACCTGATGACATAGCCATAATTCAAGCATCTGAACCATGTTCAACTTATGCCCCTCCTACCAAACAGATCACCCAGTCTGAACTTTACTCACTCGTCGGAAAGGCGCAGCGATCCCTCAGAGCAGCTGGGGTGGGCAAAGGTGACAGAGTCGCGTTCTGGGGTGGAAACTGCCTTGAGGCGGTCATCACTGTACTAgccacctcttcccttgGTGGGATTTTCTCTTCGGCAGCAGCGGATTTTGGCATTGACGGTGTCGTCGAGCGTCTCGAGCAAATCCGACCCAAAGTACTCGTCGTCACCAACGGCGTCATATACGCCGGCACCCCACGCCCGCTCCTACCTCGCGTGGCACCTTTGCTTGACATACTGAAGAATCCCCCTAGTGTCGTAGTGAGCGTGGACCATCTCCCAGAGGAATTGGTACCGACGTTTGCAGAGGTCAAGGAAAAGTTGGTAAGATGGGACGATTGGCTagatcaagaagatggggaagtGAACTTTCTGAGGATGGGGTTCGATGAACCCATATGGATCTTATTCTCAAGCGGAACTACAGGGAAACCCAAAGCTATTGTT CATCGTCAAGGCGGAATGCTCCTCGATTCCCTCCGTGAACACCATCTCGCAGGTGacatttcctcctccgacatcttcttctattACACCACTCCGGGCTGGATGATGTTCCAATATCTTATCTCCGGCTTGGCGACGGGCGCAACAATTGTGCTGTATGAAGGTTCCCCGCTGAAACTGCCTTCTCATCTTTGGTCATTGATCGATGATCTCGGTATCACTGTTTTCGGAACGAGCGCAAAGTGGATAGAGCAGGTGGAGAAACATTATCCTGATGTAGCAAAGAACCATGATTTGAAAACTCTGAAACAGATCCTGAGTACGGGAAGTCCATTACCGGGGAGACTATTTGATTTTATATATGAAAAAGTGAAAAAGAATGTCTTGGTTGGCTCGGTGACAG GTGGTACGGACATTTGCTCAGTCTTTGCGGGTCGTAACACCTGCCTCCCAGTCTTTCGGGGCGAGATACAATCGCGCATGTTGGGCTT CGCACTTGATACAGATAGCAACTCTGATCACGCAGGAGAACTCATCTGTCACAAAGCCTTTCCAATCGAACCACTTGGATTTTGGCCTTTACCCGGATACGGGTTTGAGGAGGCacaagttgaagaagcgaAAAGACGGTTTAAGGATAGTTATTTCAAAGGTGATAAGGGGATTTGGTACCATGGCGACTA TGTCCAGATAACACCATCTCGATCAGGAAACGGCGGAGGCTTGATCATGCTTGGCCGTTCCGACGGTGTCCTCAACCCAGGAGGTATCCGTTTCGGACCGACAGATATCTACTCTGTGCTCGAAACCTTGACGTTTGCGAAAGAAGGTGTGGAGGACACATTGGTGGTCGGATTGATGTGTGACGGTGGAGCGGATGAAAAAGTCGTTTTGTTTGtcaag ATGCGGAAAGGCAAGAAATTAGATGAAAGCCTATTGGCAAAGATCAAGACCAGTATAAGGACAGCGAGAAGTGCGAGGCATGTGCCGGCAAAG ATCATACAAGTGTCAGATATCCCGGTTACCCTCACTGGCAAACGGGTTGAAG TGCCAATTCGGAAGGTGATCAATGGCGCTCCCATAAGTAGCATCAATCCTTCAACCTTGCAAAATCCAGAATGTTTGGAGGAGTACGCACAGCTGGGTAACAAGATgcgagaggaagaggggatggGTGCTGGTGCATTTGCATAG
- a CDS encoding integral membrane protein, variant, producing the protein MSARSPRSPKMPLTQAPVPLSPVALAPKRGQLPSFTSSTASPTTITHRPSSDNNAPIQLQMFSSSIDNWLTAKLPRGLIYFISQNVGLVLVAISELFFVLMGLTVKYFLSATQISTTTLIFVRMGITAICCVLSLWLIKRDPNPFLGPPGIRRILILRGFFGFMGLLSSYQSLRGLTLSDSVTIQFLAPSVTALLGFLFLHETLSQREILAGFFCLVGVVLVSRPPFIFGGEGKGEDIALPEDGGRGTRLDLPLPPGEGDQEGNNATERAIAVTWAFVAVFFASMAYTTIRWIGNKAHALHSITYFSYSCTITCGLWLLFKPGHIVWVSSLRELLFILTIGLFGFAAQTFLTLGLQREKAGRAGLAIYLQVVFSLLLEFVLWGTIPSFLSALGTVLILASAIWATISSTPNRPQAKPTDPEAVPFSRTPSPIPPPITGYGRRSRHSSFRAGKHYNYDSIPTSDAEDEGEGDTRKRERGPSRKGSILSSKRDSVLGLSIGGDTNLDKPPSRLGPSLGDRRESQLSATSATSNGGVGESRNGVIGGSRRNSRFRAKSDTE; encoded by the exons ATGTCCGCACGATCGCCCCGCTCGCCCAAAATGCCTTTGACCCAGGCTCCTGTCCCGTTATCCCCAGTCGCTCTCGCCCCCAAAAGAGGACAATTACCTTCATTCACATCAAGTACAGCTTCACCGACTACTATTACTCATCGGCCATCATCTGATAATAATGCCCCTATTCAACTACAAATGTTCTCGAGCTCTATCGATAACTGGCTAACAGCAAAACTCCCCCGTGGACTTATCTACTTCATCTCGCAAAATGTCGGCCTCGTCCTTGTAGCCATTTCGGAATtattcttcgtcctcatGGGACTCACTGTCAAGTACTTTCTCTCCGCTACCCAAATATCCACCACAACTTTGATCTTTGTCCGAATGGGCATCACAGCCATCTGCTGCGTCCTATCCCTCTGGCTCATCAAACGTGACCCTAACCCTTTCCTTGGTCCACCTGGTATACGCCGTATCCTCATCCTGCGCGGTTTCTTTGGATTCATGGGTCTTCTGTCCAGCTACCAAAGCCTCAGAGGTCTTACCCTTTCCGATTCTGTCACAATTCAATTCCTCGCGCCTAGCGTCACCGCCCTCCTAGGTTTCTTGTTCCTGCACGAGACACTCTCACAACGCGAAATACTGGCAGGTTTCTTCTGTCTAGTTGGCGTTGTGCTCGTAAGTCGTCCACCGTTCATCTTtggtggggaagggaaaggagaggataTCGCTTTACCAGAAGATGGCGGAAGAGGGACGAGGTTGGATTTGCCCCTGCCCCCTGGGGAAGGGGACCAAGAGGGGAACAATGCGACCGAAAGAGCAATAGCAGTGACATGGGCTTTTGTTGCTGTGTTCTTTGCTTCCATGGCTT ATACAACAATCAGGTGGATCGGAAACAAAGCGCACGCGCTTCATTCCATCACCTACTTTTCTTACTCATGTACTATCACTTGCGGTCT ATGGCTTCTGTTCAAGCCGGGTCATATCGTATGGGTCTCTTCGCTTCGCGAGCTTCtattcatcctcaccatcGGT TTATTCGGCTTCGCAGCCCAAACATTCCTAACCCTCGGCCTCCAACGCGAGAAAGCTGGTCGAGCAGGTCTCGCCATATACCTCCAAgtcgtcttctctcttttaCTCGAGTTTGTGCTTTGGGGGACAataccttctttcctctcaGCTTTGGGGACGGTGCTTATCTTAGCGTCTGCCATTTGGGCTACT atatcctccacccccaATCGACCCCAAGCTAAACCTACTGATCCAGAAGCCGTCCCCTTCTCGCGCAcaccttctcccatccCACCTCCTATAACTGGTTATGGTCGTCGATCCCGTCATTCTAGTTTCAGAGCTGGGAAACATTATAATTACGACTCTATTCCCACATCTGAtgcagaagatgagggagaaggagacacaaggaagagagagagaggacCCAGTAGGAAAGGTAGCATCCTCTCCTCAAAAAGAGACTCCGTCCTAGGTCTCTCGATTGGAGGAGACACAAACTTGGATAAACCTCCATCAAGATTGGGCCCAAGTTTGGGAGACAGAAGAGAGAGTCAGCTTTCGGCTACGAGTGCTACCAGTAATGGAGGAGTAGGTGAATCCAGGAACGGTGTAATAGGGGGCAGCAGGCGAAATTCCAGGTTTAGAGCCAAATCAGATACCGAATGA